In one window of Hyla sarda isolate aHylSar1 chromosome 1, aHylSar1.hap1, whole genome shotgun sequence DNA:
- the LOC130295787 gene encoding uncharacterized protein LOC130295787 isoform X1, translating to MSRGLAGGSPIMPSCVVKGCFCTWKSRHTDIILHIFPNNPAIIRLWLQQTGRVGEDLEELVKKVIRGKKSDTYRMCSMHFTDDCYIQNGDRRTLKKNSIPTIFPPVSANPILSTEEEGPKRKKRKILQTTMGGVNQSPSTLSEPLLYHTAQISGDETLLLDYQPPSDQEPCRVGSLVVDQGTNTDSGNHDRFGSGGVTPKPGKKHAQTQTSVQMFTQEPEIGPKRVKHLPKSHGRYPKPVKIMDSAFHESDYEEEKEESFYVESDEDAEGEAKNGDFKCIYEGPRSPVREKKFIVFESCLNKLLAMLRCQAQSHCEDRVTHVRKSFVGSSVIVEVKCASGHTKTIWESQPRLGNQPLGDVLASGAVFYSGSSFLKILQMVKLLNLKFIGKSTYYKNQLAYLFPTVNRHWLLEQQSIFTRLKEKPVCLVGDCQCDPPGHLAKYCTYTMMDAETKKIIGFHTQQLLPILSQAHLENIAFRKSLNYILEKGVNVKMVTTDRHVGIRKIMKESYGTIHHHFDPWHMARSISNKILVQSKKKHCEVLLHWALPIRSHLWWCVKTCKENREELLERWNSLLYHVLNVHEWNSNSDYWKCQHDVPRPENAKLTNWLSKRSLAYCRLRDIVLSPSLQRDLRRVSLYCHTDSLEVFRSTCLKYRPRGFHCRMDEMVARIQLAALDHNQNVQRVHAALKKSGTVGVAGQCAKFTKAPLVKSIYERKGQDFAFDLLREVVSLVRKMERNSSRPPLLPKPPSREPKHSLAPNLDNT from the coding sequence TTGGTGAAAAAAGTGATAAGAGGAAAGAAGTCCGATACCTATCGCATGTGCTCCATGCATTTCACTGACGATTGCTACATCCAAAACGGTGATCGGCGTACcctgaaaaaaaattccatcccGACCATATTTCCACCAGTATCGGCAAACCCTATTCTATCGACTGAAGAAGAAGGAcctaagaggaaaaaacgaaaaatattGCAGACTACTATGGGTGGAGTAAACCAAAGTCCTTCCACTTTGAGTGAACCTTTGTTATATCATACGGCCCAAATAAGTGGGGATGAAACGCTGCTTCTTGATTACCAACCCCCCTCAGATCAAGAACCCTGTAGGGTGGGGAGTTTAGTGGTGGATCAAGGGACCAATACAGATTCTGGGAATCATGATAGATTTGGATCAGGGGGGGTCACCCCAAAACCTGGCAAAAAACATGCACAAACACAAACCTCAGTACAAATGTTCACACAAGAACCTGAGATTGGGCCCAAAAGAGTTAAACACTTACCGAAGAGTCATGGTAGGTATCCAAAACCAGTCAAGATAATGGATTCTGCCTTTCACGAATCTGACTATGAAGAAGAGAAGGAGGAGTCTTTCTATGTCGAAAGCGATGAAGATGCCGAGGGCGAAGCCAAAAATGGAGACTTCAAGTGTATCTATGAAGGTCCCAGGAGTCCGGTGCGAGAGAAAAAGTTTATAGTGTTTGAAAGTTGCCTGAATAAACTTCTCGCCATGCTACGGTGCCAGGCGCAAAGTCATTGCGAGGATCGCGTGACACATGTCAGGAAGAGCTTCGTAGGCTCCTCGGTTATTGTAGAGGTGAAATGTGCAAGTGGCCACACCAAAACCATATGGGAAAGCCAACCGAGACTAGGCAACCAACCGTTGGGAGATGTTTTGGCCTCCGGCGCGGTCTTCTATAGCGGATCTAGTTTCCTCAAGATTCTTCAAATGGTAAAATTGCTGAATTTGAAATTTATTGGAAAATCCACTTATTATAAGAACCAGTTGGCGTATTTGTTTCCGACCGTAAATCGTCACTGGCTTCTAGAGCAGCAGTCTATCTTTACCCGCCTAAAAGAGAAACCGGTGTGCCTGGTGGGGGATTGTCAATGTGACCCTCCCGGCCACCTGGCTAAGTATTGTACCTATACCATGATGGATGCCGAGACTAAAAAAATTATCGGCTTTCATACACAACAGCTACTGCCTATTCTGTCTCAGGCTCACCTCGAGAACATAGCATTTAGAAAATCGCTAAATTACATCTTAGAAAAAGGGGTCAATGTGAAGATGGTAACAACCGATCGTCATGTGGGAATTCGAAAAATAATGAAGGAAAGTTATGGCACTATCCATCACCACTTTGACCCATGGCACATGGCAAGATCCATTAGTAATAAAATTCTTGTACAGTCTAAGAAAAAACACTGTGAAGTCCTCTTGCATTGGGCGTTGCCGATCAGATCACACTTGTGGTGGTGTGTAAAGACCTGCAAGGAAAACCGTGAAGAGTTATTGGAGCGGTGGAATTCGTTACTGTACCACGTTCTTAATGTTCATGAATGGAATTCCAATTCTGACTACTGGAAGTGCCAACATGATGTACCTCGGCCTGAAAACGCCAAACTTACCAACTGGCTTTCAAAGCGCTCTTTGGCTTACTGTAGACTACGAGATATTGTACTCAGCCCGTCATTGCAGAGAGACTTGAGACGAGTGTCCCTTTACTGCCACACAGACTCTCTGGAGGTCTTTCGTAGTACGTGTCTCAAATACCGGCCTAGGGGGTTTCATTGTCGTATGGATGAAATGGTGGCCAGGATCCAGCTGGCAGCATTGGACCATAACCAGAACGTCCAAAGAGTTCACGCTGCCCTGAAGAAGTCTGGAACCGTAGGTGTTGCTGGACAGTGTGCCAAATTTACCAAGGCACCATTAGTGAAATCGATTTATGAACGGAAAGGCCAGGACTTCGCTTTCGACTTGTTAAGAGAAGTGGTCTCTCTGGTGCGCAAGATGGAGCGGAATTCGTCTCGTCCTCCTCTACTGCCCAAGCCTCCATCGAGAGAACCGAAACATTCTCTAGCCCCAAACTTAGACAATACTTGA